A stretch of the Odontesthes bonariensis isolate fOdoBon6 chromosome 5, fOdoBon6.hap1, whole genome shotgun sequence genome encodes the following:
- the cyb5r4 gene encoding cytochrome b5 reductase 4 encodes MLNIPTQSFPAPSSQQRISPSGQSGRNKVALKPGHSLMDWIRFAKSGKDLTGLRGRLIEVTQEELQKHNTRADCWTCIRGMVYNVTPYMDYHPGGEEELMKAAGIDGTELFDQVHRWVNYESMLKECLVGRMATKVTAAVKAIIPPPPTSLAPPASLAPPPKKDSRPRYDWFQTDATVHLVVYAKRKIPSSGCMSADLQAGVLRVEVLVGKMSYMIHLCLADEVEGNVAVHTAFSVGKIQITLRKQTTAKWTSLGQPLEFHNTFLCKKDRAPFYRDCVLVSKTDVNHNTHIFRLQFPRGTVMHVPVGKHVYLKAQIQDTEVVRPYTPVDQSLLAASHHSSQESDLYLMIKVYPDGVFTPYLSSLHIGDRISISGPEGTFNLRPLRDVTNLYLLAAGTGFTPMARLIHLALHDLETIRTTKLLFFNRREEDILWHRELEDLAAKHERFEVELVLSEPSDSWTGRKGRVDEAMLSHFLAKPNGSRCYVCVCGPAAFTQITIGLLKQMGFSDEELHAFQG; translated from the exons atgttgaacattCCGACCCAGTCCTTCCCTGCACCAAGCTCCCAGCAGAGGATCTCTCCGTCCGGCCAGTCTGGGAGGAATAAG GTGGCATTGAAGCCAGGCCACAGTCTGATGGACTGGATCAGGTTTGCCAAGAGTGGAAAAGATCTCACTGGCCTCAGAGGGCGTCTGATTGAAGTGACCCAGGAAGAGCTGCAGAAACACAACACAAGGGCTGACTGCTGGACCTGCATACGAG GTATGGTTTACAATGTGACCCCCTACATGGACTACCACCCTGGTGGGGAAGAGGAGCTGATGAAGGCAGCAGGAATAGATGGGACTGAACTCTTTGACCAG GTCCATCGCTGGGTGAACTATGAGTCCATGTTAAAAGAGTGCCTGGTGGGCAGAATGGCAACTAAGGTCACAGCAGCTGTGAAAG CTATCATCCCTCCACCTCCTACAAGCCTTGCTCCACCTGCCTCATTGGCTCCTCCGCCAAAGAAAGACTCTCGGCCTCG ATACGACTGGTTCCAAACTGATGCCACAGTTCATCTGGTTGTTTATGCCAAAAGAAAG ATCCCTAGCTCAGGCTGCATGAGCGCTGACCTTCAGGCAGGTGTACTTCGGGTGGAGGTGCTGGTCGGGAAAATGTCATACATGATACATTTAT GTCTTGCAGATGAAGTCGAGGGAAACGTTGCTG TCCACACTGCTTTCTCTGTGGGAAAGATCCAGATCACCTTACGCAAGCAGACGACAGCAAAATGGACAAGCCTTGGTCAGCCACTGGAATTCCATAATACTTTTCTATGCAAAAAAGACAGAG CTCCCTTCTATCGGGATTGTGTGTTGGTATCTAAGACTGACGTGAACCATAACACCCACATCTTCAGATTGCAATTTCCACGTGGGACGGTCATGCATGTGCCCGTTGGAAAACACGTCTACCTCAAAGCCCAAATTCAAG ATACCGAGGTGGTGAGACCGTACACTCCAGTGGATCAAAGTCTGCTAGCAGCTTCCCACCACTCCTCACAGGAGTCCGACCTCTACCTCATGATTAAAGTTTACCCTGATGGAGTGTTCACTCCATATCTCAGCAGCCTGCACATCG GTGACCGGATATCTATTAGTGGTCCAGAGGGCACTTTCAATCTCCGCCCCCTTCGTGATGTCACAAACCTCTACCTGTTAGCAGCAGGTACAGGGTTCACACCCATGGCCCGCCTCATCCACCTGGCCCTTCACGACCTTGAAACCATCAG AACAACAAAGCTGCTCTTTTTTAACCGACGGGAAGAGGACATTCTTTGGCACCGTGAACTGGAGGACCTGGCAGCTAAACATGAACG GTTTGAGGTGGAGCTGGTCCTCTCGGAGCCCTCTGACAGCTGGACTGGCAGGAAGGGCCGAGTGGATGAGGCCATGCTGAGCCATTTCCTCGCCAAGCCCAACGGCTCCAGATGCTACGTCTGTGTTTGTGGCCCCGCAGCCTTTACACAGATAACCATTGG GTTGTTGAAGCAGATGGGCTTCAGTGACGAGGAGCTCCACGCCTTTCAGGGATGA